A region from the Rufibacter sp. DG15C genome encodes:
- a CDS encoding TetR/AcrR family transcriptional regulator: MSRKEQIDQVATSLFRSRGFAATTMRDLALELGIEAGSLYSHIKSKEDILQRVCFRMADAFVAAFEQVQNQAVPASEKLQLAVAAHVRVLTQNPEAAGVFLNEWKHLSEPTLSKFSQMRHRYEEGFREIVREGIANGEFRVTDEKFVVLTLLSSLNWLHTWYKPEGKMNPDQIADYLSNLLLNGLLNTELHAQNA; encoded by the coding sequence ATGTCGCGTAAAGAACAAATAGACCAAGTTGCCACCTCGCTTTTCAGAAGCAGAGGTTTTGCCGCCACCACCATGCGTGACCTGGCGTTGGAACTGGGCATTGAGGCCGGAAGTTTGTATTCGCACATCAAGTCCAAAGAAGATATCCTGCAGCGCGTGTGCTTTAGAATGGCAGATGCGTTTGTAGCGGCTTTTGAGCAGGTCCAGAACCAGGCAGTTCCAGCCTCTGAGAAACTGCAGCTGGCCGTAGCCGCTCACGTTCGGGTCTTGACCCAGAACCCTGAGGCGGCGGGCGTGTTCTTGAATGAGTGGAAACACCTGAGCGAGCCTACCTTGAGCAAATTCAGTCAGATGCGCCACCGCTACGAAGAGGGCTTCAGGGAGATTGTGAGAGAGGGCATCGCCAATGGCGAGTTCAGGGTCACTGATGAGAAATTTGTGGTACTGACTTTGCTCTCCAGCTTGAACTGGCTGCACACTTGGTACAAGCCAGAAGGGAAAATGAACCCCGACCAGATAGCCGATTACCTGTCTAATCTGCTCTTGAACGGATTACTAAACACAGAATTACACGCGCAAAACGCATAA
- the paaA gene encoding 1,2-phenylacetyl-CoA epoxidase subunit PaaA: MYGGGNVFEATKFDDLQQEDPVLLAEFEARIARGEKIEPNDWMPQLYRKQLVRMIEQHAHSEIIGALPEGTWITRAPGFRRKLAQMAKVQDEVGHAQLLYSAAETLGKTREQMLTDLINGKSKYSNVFNYPAFTWADSNIISWLIDAGAIVNQMANAKGSYGPYCRALDRICAEEAFHLKYGHDAVVHMATGSPVQRQMIQEALNRWWPPIMTFFGPSDKMSTHTETLMRWKVKMASNDACRQQFLDMYVPKIWELGLTVPDAKLRKNEEGVWEYTEPDWDEFKRVINGDGPCNAERLAVRRTAEERGAWVRRALLSPKASYVRPLA; this comes from the coding sequence ATGTACGGAGGAGGAAACGTTTTTGAGGCCACCAAGTTTGATGACCTTCAGCAGGAAGACCCGGTGTTGTTGGCAGAGTTTGAAGCCCGCATAGCCCGTGGTGAGAAAATTGAGCCCAACGACTGGATGCCCCAATTATACCGCAAGCAATTGGTGCGTATGATTGAACAGCACGCCCACTCTGAAATCATCGGCGCCTTGCCAGAAGGCACTTGGATTACCCGTGCCCCGGGCTTCAGGCGCAAGCTGGCCCAGATGGCCAAGGTGCAGGACGAAGTGGGCCACGCCCAACTCTTGTACAGCGCCGCCGAGACCCTTGGCAAGACGCGTGAGCAAATGCTGACCGACCTCATCAACGGTAAAAGCAAATACTCCAACGTATTCAACTACCCGGCCTTTACCTGGGCAGACTCTAATATCATTTCCTGGCTGATTGACGCTGGTGCCATTGTCAACCAAATGGCCAACGCCAAAGGAAGCTACGGCCCCTATTGCCGTGCCCTGGACAGAATCTGCGCCGAGGAAGCTTTCCACTTAAAATACGGTCATGACGCTGTGGTGCACATGGCCACAGGGTCACCAGTACAGCGTCAGATGATTCAGGAGGCCTTGAATCGTTGGTGGCCGCCTATTATGACGTTCTTCGGACCGAGTGACAAGATGAGTACCCACACCGAGACCCTGATGCGCTGGAAAGTGAAAATGGCCTCTAATGATGCCTGCCGTCAACAGTTCTTAGACATGTACGTCCCTAAGATTTGGGAACTGGGCTTAACCGTTCCAGATGCTAAATTGCGCAAAAACGAAGAAGGCGTTTGGGAATACACGGAGCCAGACTGGGACGAATTTAAACGCGTGATTAACGGAGACGGCCCTTGCAACGCAGAGCGCCTGGCCGTTCGCCGTACCGCCGAAGAGCGTGGTGCATGGGTAAGACGCGCGCTGTTGTCGCCGAAGGCTTCTTACGTGAGACCTCTGGCTTAA
- a CDS encoding phenylacetic acid degradation b has translation MSLDTEHIHSLDPRVTRLHIEAEAEQEQKPQLDQLETYEVFHQQKEGKAFTYAGPVHGANEEIAFLFGKEQYSRRAACTGMWIVKTQRVFVTPYVDDNTSFYDTLQELTAKPEDAEQTYEIFHLKKRGKAHAHAGTVSARSYEHALQVAKQTLNTPPVVNVWVVASQDVLREEQEKDIWLTTPEKKYREATAYRVQDKIDRFKAERQAQ, from the coding sequence ATGTCTCTAGACACAGAACACATCCACTCGCTTGACCCGCGCGTCACCCGCCTGCACATTGAGGCCGAGGCTGAACAAGAGCAGAAACCGCAATTAGACCAACTGGAAACCTATGAGGTCTTCCATCAGCAGAAAGAAGGCAAAGCCTTTACCTACGCTGGTCCGGTTCATGGTGCCAATGAAGAGATTGCCTTTTTGTTCGGGAAAGAGCAATACAGCCGTCGGGCGGCCTGCACCGGTATGTGGATTGTCAAAACCCAGCGTGTGTTTGTGACCCCGTATGTGGATGACAACACGTCTTTCTATGACACCTTACAGGAACTAACGGCTAAGCCAGAAGACGCTGAGCAGACCTATGAAATCTTCCATTTGAAGAAGCGTGGCAAAGCGCACGCGCATGCCGGCACTGTGAGTGCCCGCTCTTATGAGCACGCCCTGCAAGTAGCCAAGCAGACCTTGAATACACCTCCGGTAGTAAACGTATGGGTGGTGGCCAGCCAGGATGTTCTGCGCGAAGAGCAGGAGAAAGACATCTGGCTCACCACGCCAGAGAAGAAGTACCGCGAAGCCACTGCGTATCGCGTGCAAGACAAGATTGACCGTTTCAAAGCCGAAAGACAAGCCCAATAA
- the paaC gene encoding 1,2-phenylacetyl-CoA epoxidase subunit PaaC, whose protein sequence is MQDLAIKDLLYKLADDQLILGHRNSEWTGMGPMLEEDIAFSSMAQDKLGHSLAFYTLLHELGEGEPDTVAFMRNADQFHNCQLTELPIGEYDFSLIRHFLFDNAESLRFESLSQSSHEGIARIATKLKGEVKYHVLHGNTMVKQLGSATEESISRMQQALDYALPFALGIFEPSKYEQELIDAGVYVGEAAIQAEWENRISAVLAKTSLKLPDLASITPVYGGRYGQHTEHLQPLLDEMAEVFKLDPTAEW, encoded by the coding sequence ATGCAGGACCTAGCCATCAAAGACCTTTTATACAAGCTAGCCGATGACCAGTTGATTCTGGGACACCGCAATTCTGAGTGGACCGGCATGGGCCCTATGCTGGAAGAAGACATCGCCTTCTCCTCCATGGCCCAGGACAAGTTAGGCCACAGCCTGGCGTTTTACACCTTGTTGCATGAACTAGGCGAAGGAGAGCCAGACACCGTGGCGTTCATGCGCAACGCTGACCAGTTCCACAACTGCCAGCTCACCGAACTACCTATTGGCGAGTATGACTTCAGCTTGATTAGACACTTCCTGTTTGACAACGCCGAGTCGTTGCGTTTTGAGTCCTTGAGCCAATCCAGCCATGAAGGAATCGCTAGAATTGCCACCAAGCTCAAAGGCGAAGTAAAGTACCACGTGTTGCACGGCAATACCATGGTCAAGCAACTAGGCTCCGCCACGGAGGAAAGCATCTCGCGCATGCAACAGGCCTTGGATTACGCACTTCCATTTGCTCTAGGCATTTTTGAGCCATCCAAATATGAACAGGAACTGATTGACGCCGGCGTGTATGTAGGCGAAGCCGCTATCCAAGCAGAATGGGAAAACCGAATTTCGGCTGTTTTGGCCAAAACAAGCCTAAAACTACCTGACTTGGCCAGCATCACGCCCGTGTACGGTGGCCGTTACGGACAGCATACAGAGCACTTACAGCCACTCCTAGATGAAATGGCCGAAGTCTTCAAACTAGACCCAACCGCTGAGTGGTAA
- the paaD gene encoding 1,2-phenylacetyl-CoA epoxidase subunit PaaD: MQTVEQIREFLEEVKDPEIPVLSLNDLGVITGIELKENGFVTVRMTPTFAGCPAMDYMRAEVERSLRKHGVEAFEVVMSFDEPWNSNKLSEKGRQALKDFGLAPPQPYQGILDLEILEYATCPNCQSQNTEMRTPFGPTLCRSMHYCNDCRQMFEQFKPL, encoded by the coding sequence ATGCAGACCGTTGAGCAAATCCGTGAGTTTTTAGAGGAGGTGAAAGACCCAGAGATTCCTGTGTTGTCTTTAAACGACTTGGGCGTGATTACCGGGATTGAGCTCAAAGAGAACGGTTTTGTAACGGTACGCATGACTCCTACGTTTGCAGGGTGTCCGGCCATGGACTACATGCGGGCAGAAGTAGAGCGGTCGTTGCGCAAGCACGGTGTGGAGGCGTTTGAAGTGGTGATGAGTTTTGACGAGCCCTGGAATTCCAACAAGCTGAGTGAGAAGGGACGACAGGCCTTGAAGGACTTCGGGTTGGCACCGCCCCAGCCGTACCAAGGCATTTTGGACTTGGAGATTCTGGAGTATGCTACGTGTCCCAACTGTCAAAGCCAAAACACCGAGATGCGCACGCCCTTCGGCCCTACCCTTTGTCGGTCCATGCATTACTGTAATGATTGCCGACAGATGTTTGAGCAGTTTAAGCCCTTGTAA
- a CDS encoding M3 family oligoendopeptidase, whose product MENTPKTLTLPERKPRLYMPAEFEVSDWASLEPIFEELKNRPVNSLAELEKWISDRSELESVLSENLAWRYIKMTCNTQDEALTEAFQFFVTEIEPKASPYDDAFNRKLVASPYADQLDQKQYFIYLRGVRRAIELFREENIPLQTEISTKSQQYGTIAGAMMVTLDGEEMTLQRASDRLKQTDRAVREEAYRAIQERRLQDKDKLDDLFTELVGLRNQVAKNAGFDNFRDYMFAALGRFDYRPEDTYAFHKAIQEQVVPVTRQIDKEHKEKLRLDTLRPWDMDVDPSMLPPLEPFKTGEELLEKTIDCFYRLDTFLGDCLVTMREMGHLDLESRKGKAPGGYNYPLDEIGVPFIFMNATSSLRDVVTLLHEGGHAVHSFLTRDLPLNSAKHPPSEVAELASMSMELITLDHWDIFFPNREDLVRAKRQHLEGVLETFPWVATIDKFQHWIYENPDHTVEERHDNWVRIFEQFNLHEVDWSGLEHLKPYIWQKQLHLYEVPFYYIEYAMAQLGAIAVWKRYKEEPAAALEGYKKALSLGYTATIGEIYAAAGIRFDFSSEYIQTLVDFVKDEMKKLG is encoded by the coding sequence ATGGAAAATACCCCCAAAACGCTCACATTGCCAGAACGGAAACCGCGCTTGTACATGCCGGCAGAGTTTGAGGTCTCTGATTGGGCTTCATTGGAACCTATCTTTGAGGAACTGAAGAACCGTCCGGTGAACTCTCTGGCCGAGCTGGAGAAGTGGATTTCTGACCGCAGTGAGCTGGAAAGCGTGCTGTCAGAGAACCTGGCGTGGCGCTACATCAAAATGACCTGCAACACCCAGGATGAAGCCCTCACCGAAGCGTTTCAGTTCTTTGTGACAGAGATTGAGCCTAAGGCCTCTCCCTATGATGATGCCTTCAACCGCAAGTTGGTGGCGTCTCCGTATGCTGACCAGTTAGACCAGAAGCAATACTTCATCTACCTGCGCGGTGTTCGTAGAGCCATTGAGTTGTTCAGGGAGGAGAACATTCCATTACAAACGGAGATAAGCACCAAGTCACAGCAGTACGGCACTATTGCCGGGGCCATGATGGTAACGCTGGATGGCGAAGAAATGACCCTGCAACGGGCCTCTGACCGCCTCAAGCAAACCGACCGCGCCGTGCGCGAAGAAGCCTACAGAGCCATTCAGGAACGCCGTTTGCAGGACAAAGACAAACTGGATGACCTGTTCACCGAACTGGTGGGCTTGCGCAACCAGGTGGCTAAGAACGCGGGTTTTGACAACTTTAGGGACTACATGTTTGCGGCCTTAGGCCGTTTTGACTATCGTCCTGAAGACACCTACGCTTTCCATAAAGCTATTCAGGAGCAGGTAGTGCCGGTTACGCGTCAGATTGACAAGGAGCATAAAGAGAAGCTGAGGCTGGATACGTTGCGCCCTTGGGACATGGACGTGGACCCGAGCATGTTGCCTCCCTTGGAGCCGTTCAAGACAGGCGAGGAACTGCTGGAGAAAACCATTGACTGTTTCTACCGCTTAGATACCTTCTTAGGTGACTGCCTGGTGACCATGCGCGAAATGGGCCACCTAGATTTGGAGTCACGCAAAGGCAAAGCACCAGGCGGTTATAATTATCCATTGGATGAAATTGGCGTGCCGTTCATCTTCATGAACGCTACCTCGTCGCTGCGCGATGTGGTGACCTTGTTACATGAAGGCGGTCACGCGGTGCATTCCTTCCTGACCCGTGATTTGCCCTTGAACAGTGCCAAGCACCCACCTTCTGAGGTGGCGGAGCTGGCGTCTATGTCTATGGAGCTGATTACACTGGACCACTGGGACATCTTCTTCCCGAACCGGGAGGATTTGGTGCGCGCCAAACGTCAGCATTTAGAAGGCGTGTTGGAGACCTTCCCGTGGGTGGCCACCATTGACAAATTCCAGCACTGGATTTATGAAAACCCTGACCACACCGTAGAAGAGCGTCATGACAACTGGGTTCGCATCTTTGAACAGTTCAACCTGCATGAAGTAGACTGGTCTGGATTGGAGCATTTGAAGCCGTACATCTGGCAGAAGCAGTTGCATCTCTACGAGGTTCCGTTCTATTACATTGAGTACGCCATGGCCCAACTGGGCGCCATTGCCGTCTGGAAACGCTACAAAGAAGAGCCCGCCGCCGCGCTGGAAGGCTACAAGAAAGCCCTCAGCCTGGGCTATACCGCTACCATTGGGGAGATCTACGCCGCTGCCGGTATCCGCTTTGACTTTTCCAGCGAGTATATCCAGACGCTGGTAGACTTTGTAAAGGACGAAATGAAAAAGCTGGGGTAG
- a CDS encoding ferredoxin--NADP reductase, with amino-acid sequence MSNTHYSMKVADITQETADAVTLHLEHPERNSISFIPGQFLTLIIPVNGSKIRRSYSLCSTPDDPRLSVTIKRVEGGLMSNYILDNVKVGQEIEVMAPLGNFNLKADASKKRHIYLFGGGSGITPLMSMTRTILKDEPQSRLTLIYGNRNENSVIFKSEFDRLEQENPERLKVLYVYNESLKDATEQQEENIGLLDRMMVIKLMEKCKAPGYSDESFYMCGPEGMMNEVRDALQFMKVPADRVFKESFVAPTTPEDKNVTGANETDEIVTQTVTIIYEGKEYKVEVKPNETILEAGLRDDIDLPYSCQAGLCTACRGKCLTGRVHLDEREGLSDSEIAQGYVLNCVGHPLTSDVVIEIG; translated from the coding sequence ATGAGCAATACACACTACTCCATGAAGGTGGCGGACATCACCCAAGAGACCGCAGATGCTGTAACCCTTCATTTAGAGCACCCAGAAAGAAACAGCATTTCGTTCATCCCCGGTCAGTTTCTGACCTTGATTATACCCGTGAATGGCTCCAAGATAAGACGGTCGTATTCACTGTGCAGTACCCCAGACGACCCAAGATTGTCGGTGACCATCAAGCGCGTAGAAGGCGGTTTGATGTCTAACTACATCCTGGACAACGTCAAAGTGGGGCAGGAGATTGAAGTGATGGCCCCGCTGGGGAATTTCAACCTGAAGGCAGACGCCTCCAAGAAGCGCCACATTTACCTGTTTGGCGGTGGTAGCGGTATCACGCCACTCATGTCCATGACCAGAACCATCTTGAAAGACGAGCCTCAAAGCCGGTTGACCTTGATTTACGGTAACCGCAATGAGAACTCTGTTATCTTCAAGAGCGAGTTTGACCGTCTGGAGCAGGAGAATCCTGAGCGCCTGAAAGTGCTCTACGTATACAATGAGTCCCTAAAAGACGCCACCGAGCAACAAGAGGAGAACATTGGCCTGTTAGATCGCATGATGGTCATCAAGTTGATGGAAAAATGCAAAGCCCCGGGTTACTCAGACGAGAGCTTCTACATGTGCGGGCCAGAAGGCATGATGAACGAGGTGCGCGACGCCCTTCAGTTCATGAAAGTGCCGGCAGACCGCGTGTTCAAAGAAAGCTTCGTGGCCCCTACTACGCCAGAAGACAAGAACGTAACCGGCGCCAACGAAACAGATGAGATTGTGACCCAGACGGTAACCATCATCTATGAAGGCAAAGAGTATAAAGTAGAAGTTAAGCCCAACGAGACCATCCTGGAGGCGGGTCTACGCGATGATATTGATTTGCCGTATTCTTGCCAGGCTGGCCTGTGTACCGCCTGCCGTGGCAAATGCCTAACCGGACGCGTGCATTTAGATGAGCGCGAAGGCCTCTCTGACTCAGAGATTGCCCAAGGGTATGTACTAAACTGTGTAGGCCATCCGCTCACCTCAGACGTGGTGATTGAGATTGGATAA
- a CDS encoding peptidoglycan DD-metalloendopeptidase family protein, producing MKNPTQIISLLQSRAGTFAPIMDHDLNAPDVTPLDFTSSNQLLLSSNLRNTAEFEQMVQQMLQEKNATVGVGGYFENRDIYRRSEHFSGEEEARTIHLGVDIWAPAHIPLYATLAGKVHSFQDNNNFGDYGPTIILEHELEGHTFYTLYGHLSRTSLQGKSVGQAVQAGEQVATMGPYPENGDWPPHVHFQLMTDMLGKSGDFPGVCAPSEKAYYQNICLNPNLLLNSKHLQ from the coding sequence ATGAAAAACCCTACTCAAATAATCTCCTTGTTGCAGTCCCGCGCAGGCACGTTTGCGCCCATCATGGACCATGACCTGAACGCCCCAGACGTGACGCCCTTGGACTTCACGTCCTCTAACCAACTGCTTCTTTCTTCTAATCTACGGAACACGGCCGAGTTTGAACAAATGGTCCAGCAGATGCTACAGGAGAAAAACGCCACCGTGGGCGTGGGCGGTTACTTTGAGAACCGCGACATTTACCGGCGCAGTGAACACTTCTCTGGCGAGGAAGAAGCCAGAACCATTCACCTTGGTGTGGACATCTGGGCGCCGGCGCACATTCCTTTATATGCTACGCTAGCCGGAAAAGTGCACAGCTTTCAGGACAATAATAATTTTGGGGATTACGGGCCTACCATTATTCTAGAGCATGAACTGGAAGGCCACACCTTTTACACCTTGTACGGGCATCTCAGCCGAACCAGTTTACAAGGCAAATCAGTTGGCCAAGCAGTTCAAGCGGGCGAGCAAGTGGCCACCATGGGACCTTACCCAGAGAACGGCGATTGGCCCCCGCATGTGCATTTCCAGTTGATGACTGATATGTTGGGCAAGTCAGGTGATTTTCCCGGTGTATGTGCGCCGTCAGAAAAAGCTTATTACCAGAACATCTGCCTGAACCCTAACCTTCTTTTGAATTCGAAGCACTTACAATAA
- a CDS encoding mechanosensitive ion channel family protein has protein sequence MFDIDRLVLSIQDFAVLYGIKLLIAIFILIIGLWLIGRITTFAYNVMKQRNVDPSLRPFLRNVLRIALLVMLFMVVVAQVGLEITSFVAVLGSAGLAVGLALQGSLANFAGGVLLLTVKPFRVGDFIEAQGQKGQVCIINIFNTVIKTEDNKTVFLPNGPLASAVIVNYDVEKNRRLEIQLVVDSAVPLSKVKTVLHRVIDSEPLVLSEPAPSIGVEKLSAQTVTLFVHAWVLGERGHARSNVFDSLTEKIKDSFEKEEIPLK, from the coding sequence ATGTTTGACATTGACAGATTAGTTCTCAGCATTCAAGACTTCGCCGTGCTGTATGGCATCAAGTTACTGATTGCCATTTTCATCTTAATCATTGGCCTTTGGCTTATTGGACGCATCACCACCTTTGCGTACAATGTCATGAAGCAACGGAACGTAGACCCATCCCTGCGTCCCTTCCTCCGGAACGTCTTGCGTATTGCCTTGCTGGTGATGCTCTTCATGGTAGTGGTGGCGCAAGTGGGCTTGGAGATTACGTCCTTTGTGGCGGTGTTGGGCTCGGCGGGTTTGGCGGTAGGTTTAGCTTTGCAGGGAAGTTTGGCCAACTTTGCCGGAGGTGTTCTGCTCCTGACTGTGAAGCCTTTCAGGGTAGGAGATTTCATTGAAGCCCAAGGCCAGAAAGGCCAGGTCTGCATCATCAATATCTTTAACACGGTCATCAAAACAGAAGACAACAAAACCGTCTTCCTACCCAACGGTCCCTTGGCATCTGCGGTGATTGTGAACTATGACGTAGAGAAGAACCGCCGGTTGGAGATTCAGTTGGTAGTAGATTCTGCGGTGCCTCTGTCTAAAGTGAAAACCGTTTTGCATCGTGTGATTGACTCAGAGCCTTTGGTTTTGTCTGAGCCCGCTCCTAGCATTGGCGTAGAGAAACTTTCTGCCCAAACTGTCACGCTTTTCGTACACGCTTGGGTTTTAGGCGAACGTGGCCACGCCCGTTCCAATGTATTTGACTCTCTTACCGAAAAAATCAAGGATTCCTTTGAAAAGGAAGAGATTCCGTTGAAATAG
- a CDS encoding FtsX-like permease family protein: MNLSRYIAGRLSGARSDSFTASVTKIAKFSVGLGIAIMIVSFAILQGFRHEIQAKIFSFGGHLQVSKFDTNNSFEGYPMGTSTGLEDYKNIPGVEKLQPFARKTAIIKTEDEVLGVVLKGVDSTYDFRSMQQNLVSGTVMEFNDTAASEHVMMSQLMADKLRLKVGDRILFYFIQNPPRVRKLEVKGIFKTGLEEFDNVYVIGDLRQIRELNQWPDSLVGGYEILLTDFTQIDTVASQVFDKMNYDLQLEKITDTYAQLFDWLELLKRNVIIFLVLIIFVATFNMVSTLFIMILERTNMIGALKAMGATNGQIRGIFLHRGLKLTISGLIGGNLLALAFCLIQDYFHVIPLDPENYYMDTVPIYWDWRIWVGINGITFLLTMLSILLPTLMIARIHPVKAIKFD; encoded by the coding sequence GTGAATCTCTCCCGCTACATAGCCGGTCGTTTATCCGGAGCCCGTTCTGACTCTTTTACCGCGTCTGTCACAAAAATAGCAAAGTTCAGCGTAGGGCTGGGCATTGCCATCATGATTGTTTCATTTGCCATCCTGCAGGGCTTCCGGCACGAGATTCAGGCCAAAATCTTCAGCTTCGGCGGTCACCTGCAAGTAAGCAAATTTGACACCAATAACTCGTTTGAGGGCTACCCCATGGGGACTAGTACGGGCTTGGAGGATTATAAGAACATTCCCGGGGTAGAAAAGCTGCAACCCTTCGCGCGCAAGACGGCCATTATCAAGACTGAGGATGAGGTGTTGGGCGTGGTTTTGAAAGGTGTGGATTCTACCTATGACTTCCGGAGCATGCAACAGAACCTGGTGTCTGGCACGGTGATGGAGTTCAATGACACGGCGGCCTCTGAGCACGTGATGATGAGCCAGCTCATGGCCGACAAACTCCGGCTGAAGGTGGGGGACCGCATACTCTTCTACTTTATCCAAAACCCACCTCGCGTCCGCAAGCTTGAAGTAAAAGGTATCTTTAAAACCGGTTTGGAGGAGTTTGACAACGTCTATGTGATAGGTGATTTGCGCCAGATACGGGAATTAAACCAATGGCCCGACTCGCTGGTTGGCGGCTATGAAATCCTTCTCACCGACTTTACGCAGATAGACACGGTGGCCAGCCAGGTCTTTGACAAGATGAACTATGACCTGCAACTGGAGAAAATCACGGACACCTACGCTCAGCTGTTTGACTGGTTGGAATTACTCAAGCGCAACGTCATCATCTTTTTGGTGCTCATTATTTTTGTGGCCACGTTCAACATGGTCTCCACGCTGTTCATTATGATTCTGGAGCGCACCAACATGATAGGCGCCTTAAAAGCAATGGGCGCCACCAACGGACAGATACGGGGCATCTTCCTGCACCGGGGACTCAAGCTCACCATCTCCGGCTTAATTGGCGGGAACCTGCTGGCCTTGGCTTTTTGCCTCATTCAAGACTATTTCCACGTCATTCCGCTGGACCCTGAAAACTATTATATGGACACGGTTCCCATCTATTGGGACTGGCGCATTTGGGTAGGCATCAACGGCATCACTTTCCTGCTTACCATGCTGTCTATCTTGCTACCAACCCTCATGATAGCCAGAATCCATCCGGTAAAAGCCATCAAGTTTGACTAA
- a CDS encoding exo-beta-N-acetylmuramidase NamZ domain-containing protein → MMMTYSILRTAVFGLVLASCQPTASTSASSDNSASAGTATQETQGAAPTVIEQLQAPLLTGAEQTELYLPYLQGKRVAMVVNQTSIIGKKHLVDTLLSRGVKISVIFAPEHGFRGDADAGAHISNTKDAKTGLPILSLYGNNKKPTAEQLKDVDVVLFDIQDVGVRFYTYSSTMHYVMEACAELNKPMLLLDRPNPIGYLIDGPVLVPERKSFVGMNTIPIAHGLTLGEYAQMINGQKWLKNGVQAQVKIIPVKNYDRKQFYSLPVKPSPNLPNDQSIKLYPFLCLFEGTTVSMGRGTQMPFQVIGAPYYPDKSFSFTPVPIQGMSMEPPYKNQVCYGKDLRNVRLTENFTLKYLLDFYQASNQKEKFFNNFFKNLAGTEELQQQIIASKTEAEIRASWKPGLDQYKKMRQQYLLYPDAQ, encoded by the coding sequence ATGATGATGACATACTCCATTTTGCGCACCGCTGTTTTTGGCTTGGTTCTGGCCAGTTGCCAGCCCACGGCCAGCACCTCTGCCTCTAGTGACAATTCTGCTTCTGCGGGTACTGCCACCCAAGAAACGCAAGGCGCGGCGCCCACGGTCATAGAGCAGTTGCAGGCTCCCCTCCTAACGGGTGCTGAGCAGACAGAGTTATACCTGCCCTATCTGCAGGGCAAGCGTGTGGCCATGGTAGTTAACCAGACGTCCATTATTGGCAAGAAACATTTAGTAGACACGCTTTTGAGCCGAGGTGTGAAAATCTCCGTGATTTTCGCGCCGGAACATGGGTTTAGAGGCGACGCCGATGCCGGTGCGCACATCAGCAATACCAAGGACGCGAAGACCGGCCTGCCGATTCTGTCGCTGTACGGCAACAACAAAAAACCCACCGCAGAGCAGCTGAAGGACGTAGACGTGGTGCTGTTTGACATCCAGGACGTGGGCGTGCGGTTCTACACTTACAGCAGCACTATGCATTACGTGATGGAAGCCTGCGCCGAGCTGAACAAACCCATGCTCCTACTTGACCGACCCAACCCCATCGGCTACCTGATTGACGGCCCGGTGCTGGTACCGGAGCGCAAGTCGTTTGTGGGGATGAACACCATTCCTATTGCGCACGGATTGACTTTAGGCGAATACGCCCAAATGATTAACGGCCAGAAATGGCTGAAGAACGGCGTTCAGGCACAAGTAAAGATTATTCCGGTGAAGAACTATGACCGCAAACAGTTCTACTCTTTGCCGGTTAAGCCTTCGCCTAACCTGCCCAATGACCAATCCATCAAATTGTACCCGTTTCTGTGTCTGTTTGAAGGCACCACGGTGAGCATGGGCCGCGGCACGCAGATGCCTTTCCAGGTGATTGGCGCACCGTATTACCCTGACAAGTCTTTCTCCTTCACCCCGGTTCCCATCCAAGGCATGTCCATGGAGCCACCTTATAAAAACCAAGTGTGCTACGGCAAGGACTTGAGGAACGTGCGCCTGACGGAGAACTTTACCTTGAAGTATCTATTAGACTTTTACCAGGCCTCTAATCAAAAAGAGAAGTTCTTCAACAACTTCTTCAAGAACCTGGCCGGCACTGAAGAACTACAGCAACAGATTATTGCCAGTAAAACCGAAGCTGAGATTAGAGCCAGTTGGAAGCCCGGCCTAGACCAATACAAGAAGATGCGCCAGCAGTACCTTCTTTACCCAGACGCCCAGTAA